TGGCTTCTGATTTCCGTTCATACTAACTGTTTTAGCTTTATCTTCAGACCTCCTATCCTGTCTGCCCTCATCGGAATCACTGCTGCTCTCATCATCAAAGAACCTTATAACAAGATTGCTGTTGGGCCCTGAGGAACCACCAGTTCCAGATCTACCAGACTTATGTCCAACTTGATTCATTCCAAGACTCTTCGCATGTTTGGTTTGTATAGATGGTCTGGTTGGAAACTCAATTGAAATTGCAGGAGGATCAGCAGCATCAACCTTCGCTGGTACATAATTAATGGTAAATAGAAAAAtgtcatgaaaggaaaaaaagatcaaGTAACGGTTCAGACAAAACACCAGAGTCAGAAGAGCAGAAGTGTTAAGCATCTCCAGGAAATGTGCAAGTACACATTATTTTCAAAGACATTGATACCAGACAGCAACCCTGAGCACTCTACTCTAGATAAAACAAGGAgtacaaagaaaataagaagccTTCTTGGTTTTAATGCAATGTAAGTCTATTTAAGCAGACACATTCGATTATGCTGCTGATTCAAAGGACCTGTAAGTTTATAGATAGGATGAGTAGAGGTTTTAAGTTGCTGTACCAGGTCCAATGCATTTATCAGCCAATAACAATAgaatttccccaaaaaaaaaaaaataataataataataataataataaaataacgcTAAATCACTTGGTGGAAATTCCAAAAATCATAGTACACACTATGATTCCTTCCCTGATAAATATCCATGTCAAAAATGGAGCCAAAAATATCCCGTACACCATACTTCGACCAGCAAATAAGTCATTGTACAACAACACATCCCTCTATCACATATAACAACATTTACCATGGTTGCCTCGAGAAATTTCACTTCCAGAGAGAGCCTGATGGCTCCTAGCAGAAAGAAGAGCTCCAGTATCCAACTGCGCAGCAGTAGAATCAGCAGGTTCCTGAGCAACATGTGTAATGGATCTCAAAAGCTGATAAAAGAAGAAGCCGCACATCTTCACAATAAGGCAAACTAAGAACAAAAGCAAGATCTCAGTCATCAATCAGCTTTTTAATCCAAAAGAGACATCAATTAGCTTTTCTctttaaaaggaaaaggaggctCTCATACATCGGCCAGTGACCTTAGAGATCATTCATAGGCTTGAGACCAAGTGGATCATGTGACGGTCAATTTCGGGAAAGTGCCATAGTTCATGCACCGAAGTTTGACGCTCTTCCTTTTCCCTGGAAATCATCCTAATTCAAGTAAGTTCCCCAGGGTCGATTGCTTAGCCATTGTGCTACGTAGCTTTACACAAGGGAGACTTCTAGAAAGACTCATGTAACTCTTCCCGCACTCACGAAGCCAAGACGACGAGTGAGAGCTCTCCCATTTCGATTTGACTACATCCTTAGACTATGCTATCCACTGAAAACCCAGTAATGTTTTCACGTTCAATTCCCTATTACTGAATTTCCTTTCAAGGAATTTCGCTTCACGATATGCGTATCTTCGTAATGGCTAGTCACAGACCACAAACCCCAAAGCAGAGAGGCCTACTACGTAAGAGCACTACAGGCCACGAATTACTCAATCAATTCAACAGTCGGAGGTCGTTTTCATCGAAGAGCTACCTATATACCAACCGACAATCGCAAGCACACTCCGGATCAGCAGTAACCCCGACTCGCGATCCTCTCAACACCACAAAGCACTAAACCGCGTCCACTGCAGAGCCTCTAACCGCGTGACGACAGACCGAATCGAAGCGCACGAACGAATGCGAAATGCAAGCGGAGGACACGAAGACCGGATGAGGTTcgaagaggagggaggaaggaaggagaagatgaatacGTCGTCGTTGTCGGATGAGGAGACCTCGCCTTCTTCTCGGGCCTTGGGAGGTTTGGGTTTGAGTTGGGAGGTCGGAGCAATCGGAGGAGCTGATtgcgccgtcgccgtcgccgttggCGCCGACGACGATTTGGAGGTCGGTtcctccattctctctctctctctctctctctcgctcgctcgctggCTGGCTGCTGcgaaaaggaaatgaatgacGAGAGGAATTGCGCAATCGTGGACTAGGCAGAAGGCGGAGACGATCCCGAGTCCAATTTCCAAAAATGACCTCAGCTCGGCGCCTGTTTTACGGTGCGCGTGAGTGAAGCGGATATTTATCCATTTGTTACCATGTCCTTTCCATATATGAAGcgtgattaattaattaattgaacgGAACGGGCGTagttattatatatatttaattgaaGTTTTACTTGAAGGGTTGTCTGTTTTAAACATTATATAAACTTCAAATTTTCCATGTTAGTATTTGTatgttttaaaagttttaaagtGTCTAATAATAAAAGAGGCGAAATACGGATGCGGGAAGATTTTTAGAATTAATACAAAGAGTATCCGTCCAGACACGGTAATAACCACCAGAAGACGAGGGCAATAGCggaacaataatttttttgacctttttttacCATACATATCTCGATTTTCTGGTTAAAATTAATACGCACGAAATAATAAAAAGGCGGAGAAGCCCAACCAACCGCGGGAGGGGCGGAACGCATGATGGCACACGTGTCGCGCTGTCAGTGGCCGACGGCCCCAGGAATGACGACATTCTCGACTCGGCGCGTGGGCGGGGGCGGGGGAATCGAACGGAACAAATCCCGCCTAGCCATCTTCCCTCCTCTCTCGTGCATTTCGCATCTGCTGCAGAGCGCGACATCGCTGGAGCCGAACCGACAGAGCCGGAACCTCCCGTCCGATCGCCGGAGCGGAGATGTCCGCCTCCCTGGACATGAGCCTCGACGAGATCATCCGGCGCCGGCAGCGGTCCGGGGCGCGCGGCCCCGGCCCGCTccgtcgcccgccgccgccgtacCGCGGCCCGCCCCGATCGGCGCCGTACTCGCCTCCGGTCCTTCGCCTGAGCTCTTCCGCGGTGCGTTTCGCTGACCGCTGCCTCGCGTTTCGCTTTCTtgttcctcctcctttctccttcccgTTTTCCGTCGAGCGACGAGGTGTCGAACGTTTCCGGTTTTCGTCGTACTGGTCGGACTTGTGGTTTAGTCGGTCAGGTCGTCCAGAGGACGAGCGGTCGCTGCCGCGGCGTCGCGCTGTTGTTTCCGTGTTCTTAACTCCGTACGTCGTGCCAAGCGGTTGTTCTAAGCTCGATGAGTTATCGTCCTCGTTTGTTGGCTTAACTTTGGTTTTTCGCTCTTCTTTCGGATGGCGAATGAATGCAGCTGATGGCGCCGGCCGCGGTGCCGGTTTGGCGGCAGGAGGAGCTGTTCGGTGGAGCGTCCAAGCCCGAGGCAGGCACGAAGCTGTATGTATCGAACTTAGATTACGACGTCACCAACGAGGATATAATGGTAATGATTTGTCCGGTTGTGTGTCTGTATTTTGCCTGAAACTATTCTCTACTGCGTTTCGATTTACTTGAGTTGCTAGACATCCGGAAACATAAGGCGGCGCGGAGGGTAACTCGTGCCTTGGTCTCTGCAGTTACTGTTCTCGGATGTTGGGGTTGTGGAAAGATGCGGAGTCCACTATGATCGAAGCGGGAGATCCAAGGTATTTCTCTTTCGAAATACTCggatgaaatattgaatattgtGAGAGTGATTTTTATAGGACTAAAATCTCTGTCCTGCcttatctcactttttcaaaacGGAAGACTTCCTGTTGAATTGCTGTATGAGCAAGTCTTTTCAAACAAAGGGCTGCTATGAGACTCTTCGAGTTTGGGACTTGGATGTAGCTGGTTTTGATTAATGGAATCATGAATCATCACTTGAATATTGTCATAGGGTGAAGATGAGGCTTAGGCAAAACTTAAGTGGAAGTCTGAACCTTGATTTTGTCGTGTCTTTTAACTGGAGATTGTTATTGTAGGGAACCGCAGAAGTTATTTTCGCACGGCATTCAGATGCTTTAGCAGCTATCAAGAGATACAACAATGTCCAACTTGATGGGAAGCCAATGAAAATCGAGATTGTTGGACTGAgactctttcctcctcctcctcctcctcctctgcttccCCTTCCTCTTCCATATAGCAGTGTTGGAAGATTTCAGAGTGCCTATGCAAGGTATATAACTTTCTGTTAGTCTTCAAAAGCTTTGACAGAAACAATGGCCAGGAAATTTGCCCATCCATTTTAGAATCTAAGATATCCTGACCTCGTGTACTGCTTATCCATTTTAAAATCTCAAATATCGTGACCTCATGTCATTTTTTATCTGATAGCCATTGATGCTGGCATTTACCTGCTGTGTGGGTAGAGAGAATGAAAAGTGATTGGAAGTTTGATCAATCTGATCTGAGCCTTAATGACTGGGAATTAGAGTATTGATGGTCGCTTGGGGACATCGGATTGTGAATATCTGAGCGGATCTGCTATGAGAAACTATGCCTCTTTCATTAGCTTGAAGTTAGCTTCTTAGATCATGTATCTGCTGGAtgtagaaaaggaaaatgttacaTGGATACATGGATACACTTTTGGTAAGGTGTAGtttgagaatttcaatgattgcCTCGAATGCCCTCTTATCATCTTGCTACCTAGACAGTTCATTAGGCAATCTAGTGTGCATTCAGTTGGACTTTTTGTACCTGAAACTTCCCCTGCAACCCCAATTTAATGTGCTTTCTGATGCTAATGTTTTATAGAGGACAAGGTTCTGGTGCTGAGAAACTGTATCAAGGTGGCAGCAGCCAAGGACGTCCAAGAGTTGGTGGACCAGGAAAAGCTCATTTTCGAAAACCATCTGCAAAAGAGCTTGATGCCGAATTGGACAGATACCATTTAGAAGCCATGCAGTCGTCATCGTAGACAGCACAAATTGCTTTTTAGGA
This Eucalyptus grandis isolate ANBG69807.140 chromosome 7, ASM1654582v1, whole genome shotgun sequence DNA region includes the following protein-coding sequences:
- the LOC104455868 gene encoding THO complex subunit 4B, with product MSASLDMSLDEIIRRRQRSGARGPGPLRRPPPPYRGPPRSAPYSPPVLRLSSSALMAPAAVPVWRQEELFGGASKPEAGTKLYVSNLDYDVTNEDIMLLFSDVGVVERCGVHYDRSGRSKGTAEVIFARHSDALAAIKRYNNVQLDGKPMKIEIVGLRLFPPPPPPPLLPLPLPYSSVGRFQSAYARGQGSGAEKLYQGGSSQGRPRVGGPGKAHFRKPSAKELDAELDRYHLEAMQSSS